One Siniperca chuatsi isolate FFG_IHB_CAS linkage group LG3, ASM2008510v1, whole genome shotgun sequence genomic region harbors:
- the LOC122873920 gene encoding serine hydrolase-like protein isoform X1 — MLRALKGVRQLHSSTMKQAVSELSVPVPWGEIRGRVWGPDHGRPVLCLHGWADNCGTFNTLIPLLPKECRYVAVDLAGHGQSSHRHPGVFYSFPSYVMDVRRVIDALQWNKFSIIGHSMGGNIAGMFSALYPEMVDAVILLDSYGFLPTDLKEMPKVMRQGMDEMLQFEKKTEEKKRVYTYEKAVERLLAANPTLSEQSVHILLERGLVQAEGGVVFSRDFRINLKNIVRISLEQSLELQSRIRASVLVVLADSGFEKIFAEPDQKKFTSALLRAYRDRNHTVVTVPGSHHVHLNHPEVVAPHVSDFLQTQVLTQSARLTDKQTSKL; from the exons ATGTTGCGAGCTTTGAAAGGCGTCAGACAGCTGCACTCCAGTACAATGAAACAAGCAG TTTCAGAGCTCTCGGTACCGGTCCCATGGGGAGAGATCAGAGGTCGAGTCTGGGGTCCTGATCACGGTCGTCCTGTGCTGTGCCTGCACGGCTGGGCTGACAACTGTGGTACATTCAACACCCTTATTCCACTTCTGCCCAAAG AGTGCAGATATGTGGCGGTGGACCTGGCAGGTCACGGTCAGTCATCACATCGTCATCCTGGTGTTTTCTACTCTTTTCCTTCGTATGTGATGGATGTACGCAGAGTCATTGATG CTCTGCAGTGGAATAAATTCTCCATCATAGGCCACAGCATGG GTGGTAACATTGCTGGAATG TTCAGTGCACTGTATCCTGAGATGGTGGACGCTGTCATACTGCTGGACTCTTATGGATTCCTGCCTACAGATCTG AAAGAAATGCCTAAAGTGATGAGGCAGGGGATGGATGAGATGCTTCAGTTtgagaagaagacagaagagaagaaaagagttTACACTTATGAGAAGGCAGTTGAGAG gcTGTTGGCTGCAAACCCGACTCTGTCTGAACAGTCCGTGCACATCCTTTTAGAGCGAGGTCTAGTTCAAGCTGAAGGAG GAGTGGTGTTCTCCCGAGACTTTCGTATTAATCTG aaaaacataGTGCGCATCAGTTTGGAGCAGAGTCTGGAGTTGCAGTCCAGGATACGAGCCTCTGTTCTTGTTGTTCT AGCAGACAGTGGCTTTGAGAAAATATTTGCTGAACCAGATCAAAAGAAATTTACATCAGCACTTCTCCGGGCCTATAGGGACAGAAAT cACACGGTGGTGACAGTACCAGGCAGTCATCACGTCCATCTGAACCATCCTGAAGTCGTCGCTCCACatgtgtctgacttcctgcaGACCCAAGTGTTGACACAGTCAGCCAGactaacagacaaacagacctcTAAGTTATAG
- the LOC122873920 gene encoding serine hydrolase-like protein isoform X2: MLRALKGVRQLHSSTMKQAECRYVAVDLAGHGQSSHRHPGVFYSFPSYVMDVRRVIDALQWNKFSIIGHSMGGNIAGMFSALYPEMVDAVILLDSYGFLPTDLKEMPKVMRQGMDEMLQFEKKTEEKKRVYTYEKAVERLLAANPTLSEQSVHILLERGLVQAEGGVVFSRDFRINLKNIVRISLEQSLELQSRIRASVLVVLADSGFEKIFAEPDQKKFTSALLRAYRDRNHTVVTVPGSHHVHLNHPEVVAPHVSDFLQTQVLTQSARLTDKQTSKL; encoded by the exons ATGTTGCGAGCTTTGAAAGGCGTCAGACAGCTGCACTCCAGTACAATGAAACAAGCAG AGTGCAGATATGTGGCGGTGGACCTGGCAGGTCACGGTCAGTCATCACATCGTCATCCTGGTGTTTTCTACTCTTTTCCTTCGTATGTGATGGATGTACGCAGAGTCATTGATG CTCTGCAGTGGAATAAATTCTCCATCATAGGCCACAGCATGG GTGGTAACATTGCTGGAATG TTCAGTGCACTGTATCCTGAGATGGTGGACGCTGTCATACTGCTGGACTCTTATGGATTCCTGCCTACAGATCTG AAAGAAATGCCTAAAGTGATGAGGCAGGGGATGGATGAGATGCTTCAGTTtgagaagaagacagaagagaagaaaagagttTACACTTATGAGAAGGCAGTTGAGAG gcTGTTGGCTGCAAACCCGACTCTGTCTGAACAGTCCGTGCACATCCTTTTAGAGCGAGGTCTAGTTCAAGCTGAAGGAG GAGTGGTGTTCTCCCGAGACTTTCGTATTAATCTG aaaaacataGTGCGCATCAGTTTGGAGCAGAGTCTGGAGTTGCAGTCCAGGATACGAGCCTCTGTTCTTGTTGTTCT AGCAGACAGTGGCTTTGAGAAAATATTTGCTGAACCAGATCAAAAGAAATTTACATCAGCACTTCTCCGGGCCTATAGGGACAGAAAT cACACGGTGGTGACAGTACCAGGCAGTCATCACGTCCATCTGAACCATCCTGAAGTCGTCGCTCCACatgtgtctgacttcctgcaGACCCAAGTGTTGACACAGTCAGCCAGactaacagacaaacagacctcTAAGTTATAG
- the mb gene encoding myoglobin → MADFDMVLKHWGPVEADYTAHGGLVLTRLFTEYPDTQKLFPKFAGIAQGDLAGNAAVSAHGATVLKKLGELLRAKGNHAAILIPLANSHATKHKIPINNFKLIVEVIAKVMEEKAGLDAAGQKALRNVMAVVIADIEANYKELGFTG, encoded by the exons ATGGCGGACTTTGACATGGTTCTGAAGCACTGGGGTCCAGTGGAGGCAGACTACACTGCCCATGGCGGCCTGGTTCTGACCCG tttattCACAGAGTACCCAGACACCCAGAAGCTGTTCCCCAAGTTTGCTGGCATCGCCCAGGGTGACCTTGCTGGTAACGCAGCTGTTTCTGCCCATGGTGCCACCGTGCTGAAGAAACTTGGTGAGCTGCTGAGGGCCAAGGGCAACCACGCTGCCATTCTCATACCTCTGGCCAATAGCCACGCCACAAAGCACAAGATccccattaataacttcaag CTGATTGTAGAGGTCATTGCTAAAGTCATGGAAGAGAAGGCAGGACTCGATGCCGCTGGGCAGAAAGCCCTGAGAAACGTGATGGCTGTTGTCATTGCTGACATTGAGGCCAACTATAAAGAGCTGGGCTTCACCGGCTGA